The following proteins are co-located in the Deinococcus yavapaiensis KR-236 genome:
- a CDS encoding PAS domain-containing sensor histidine kinase, which yields MTHPPPLFQPFMLSQETLGVLPVVAWVMNERGHVVFVNEAFERTCGVTMERLPSDFAELCDEHDRAFVRSAWREAHEAHATLNFEARVLTAEGYRWWHIQGMAQDAAPRAWLCLATDVHERHAALERSVAEADERARLTEALQQTLARLEMTLSAGQLGLWEADLASGKTAWEGEMDRLYGLQRGEFDGTDDHFRRLVHLDDHSRMQAAYEQALRTGVYSASFRAVHPDGSTRWLQSVARVVRDHEGRPVKLIGVNYDITERIEAAEALSASEQRFRLLAEHASDLVCLMSPEGVYLYASPSHRRILGFEPDELIGRNVYELFPPHDLSEIERSHEAVLAGRPFTVTYRGQRKDGTPLWLESTSLPILSDDGQVSQLQVTTRDVTERVEAREALERLNANLETLVRERTETLQAVIRGAPIILYSVSPDGTFVLSEGQGLGKLGLSGGEIVGQNIFELYASSPETLEFVRRALSGELATGVVKVLDLVWEMWVAPRFDEAGRVCGMIGVSTEVTERVKAEEELRRANASLRRSNEELERFAYVASHDLQQPLRAVTSFTGLLERRLEPMLDDKTRQYMTYVKDGAKRMKTLVDDLLAFARLDSAPPRFDSVNVADIARTVLQDLQAELDESGAVVTSDDLPLVRGDSSQLTQLLQNLLSNALKFRRDAPSRVHVGVTRSGMMWHFTVSDNGIGIRPEHFDRIFEMFERLHTREQYEGNGVGLAICRKIVEGHGGRLWLESTPEIGTTFHFILPGVTKGRT from the coding sequence ATGACTCATCCGCCTCCCCTGTTCCAACCGTTCATGTTGTCTCAGGAAACGTTGGGCGTTCTGCCTGTCGTCGCCTGGGTCATGAACGAACGGGGGCATGTGGTGTTCGTCAACGAGGCGTTCGAGCGCACGTGCGGCGTGACCATGGAGCGCTTGCCGAGCGACTTCGCGGAGTTGTGCGACGAGCACGACCGAGCGTTCGTCCGCAGCGCGTGGCGTGAAGCGCACGAGGCGCACGCGACGCTGAACTTCGAGGCGCGTGTCCTCACGGCCGAGGGTTACCGTTGGTGGCACATTCAAGGCATGGCGCAGGACGCGGCACCACGAGCGTGGCTGTGCCTCGCCACGGACGTCCACGAGCGGCACGCGGCGCTCGAACGCAGCGTCGCCGAGGCCGACGAGCGCGCCCGCCTCACCGAGGCGTTGCAGCAGACGCTCGCGCGGCTCGAGATGACGCTGTCGGCAGGGCAACTCGGGTTGTGGGAAGCGGACTTGGCGAGCGGCAAGACGGCGTGGGAAGGCGAGATGGATCGGTTGTACGGCCTCCAGCGCGGCGAGTTCGACGGGACCGACGACCACTTTCGCCGCCTCGTGCACCTCGACGATCACTCGAGGATGCAAGCGGCGTACGAGCAAGCTCTGCGCACGGGCGTCTACTCCGCGTCGTTTCGCGCGGTGCATCCCGACGGATCGACGCGTTGGCTGCAGTCCGTCGCGCGAGTGGTGCGCGACCACGAAGGGCGGCCCGTGAAGTTGATCGGAGTGAATTACGACATCACCGAGCGCATCGAGGCGGCGGAGGCCCTCAGCGCGTCCGAGCAGCGTTTCCGTCTGCTCGCCGAGCACGCCAGCGATCTCGTGTGCCTCATGTCGCCCGAGGGCGTGTACCTGTACGCCTCGCCGTCGCACCGCCGCATTCTCGGCTTCGAGCCTGACGAACTTATCGGACGCAACGTGTACGAGCTCTTTCCTCCTCACGACTTGAGCGAGATCGAACGCAGCCACGAGGCGGTCTTGGCGGGCCGACCGTTCACGGTGACGTACCGTGGGCAGCGCAAGGACGGCACGCCCCTGTGGCTGGAAAGCACCAGCTTGCCGATTCTGAGCGACGACGGCCAGGTGAGCCAATTGCAAGTGACGACGCGCGACGTGACCGAACGGGTCGAGGCGCGAGAGGCGCTCGAACGCCTCAACGCGAACTTGGAGACGCTCGTACGCGAACGCACCGAAACGTTGCAAGCCGTCATTCGCGGCGCGCCCATCATCTTGTATTCCGTCTCGCCCGACGGGACCTTCGTGCTCTCCGAAGGCCAAGGACTCGGCAAGTTGGGCTTGTCGGGCGGCGAGATCGTCGGGCAGAACATCTTCGAGTTGTACGCCTCGTCGCCCGAAACCCTGGAGTTCGTGCGCCGCGCGCTCTCGGGCGAATTGGCGACGGGCGTCGTGAAGGTGCTCGACCTCGTGTGGGAAATGTGGGTCGCTCCGCGCTTCGATGAGGCGGGCCGCGTCTGCGGCATGATCGGGGTGTCCACCGAAGTCACCGAGCGCGTCAAGGCCGAGGAGGAGTTGCGGCGCGCGAACGCGAGTTTGCGGCGCAGCAACGAGGAATTGGAACGCTTCGCGTACGTCGCCAGCCACGACTTGCAGCAACCCTTACGGGCCGTGACGAGCTTCACAGGCCTGCTCGAGCGCCGCCTCGAGCCGATGCTGGACGACAAGACGCGCCAGTACATGACTTACGTCAAGGACGGCGCGAAGCGCATGAAGACCCTCGTAGACGATCTCTTGGCCTTCGCGCGTCTCGACTCGGCGCCGCCTCGCTTCGACAGCGTGAACGTCGCCGACATCGCCCGAACGGTGTTGCAAGACCTCCAAGCCGAGCTCGACGAGAGCGGCGCGGTCGTCACGAGTGACGATTTGCCCCTCGTGCGCGGCGACTCTTCGCAACTCACGCAGTTGCTGCAGAATTTGCTTTCGAACGCCCTCAAGTTCCGGCGCGACGCGCCCTCTCGCGTGCACGTCGGCGTGACGCGCAGCGGCATGATGTGGCACTTCACCGTCTCCGACAACGGCATCGGAATTCGACCCGAGCACTTCGACCGCATCTTCGAGATGTTCGAACGCCTGCACACCCGCGAGCAGTACGAAGGAAACGGCGTCGGCCTCGCCATTTGCCGCAAGATCGTCGAGGGGCACGG